One window of the Candidatus Kinetoplastibacterium desouzaii TCC079E genome contains the following:
- the gmk gene encoding guanylate kinase yields MNYGNLFIITAPSGTGKSSLIKALLNSDSSISISISHTTRKPRSSEKNGQEYHFITIDEFKKMCNDNVFLEHAEVHGNFYGTSKYFIDKKLETGQDVITEIDWQGSQQIKLQYPDSIRIFILPPSFEEIRKRMIQRAQDTQETINKRLLAAYKEVKYAKDCEYLVINKDFDKALSDLRHIIKATKLRYKTQAIKNLELFTKLGVTNNDINDSIYK; encoded by the coding sequence GTTTAATAAAGGCACTGTTAAATAGTGATTCTTCAATATCAATATCAATATCCCATACAACTAGAAAACCTCGCTCTAGCGAAAAAAATGGACAAGAATACCATTTTATAACAATAGATGAATTTAAAAAAATGTGCAATGATAATGTTTTCTTAGAACATGCTGAAGTTCATGGAAACTTTTATGGAACATCTAAATATTTTATAGATAAAAAACTAGAAACAGGTCAAGATGTAATTACAGAAATAGACTGGCAAGGATCACAACAAATAAAATTACAATATCCAGACTCCATTAGAATATTCATACTTCCTCCATCATTTGAAGAAATAAGAAAAAGAATGATCCAAAGAGCTCAAGATACTCAAGAAACTATTAACAAAAGACTTTTAGCTGCATATAAAGAAGTAAAATATGCTAAAGATTGCGAATATTTAGTAATCAACAAAGACTTTGATAAGGCCTTAAGCGATTTAAGACATATTATTAAAGCAACAAAACTAAGATATAAAACACAAGCTATTAAGAATCTAGAATTATTTACAAAATTAGGAGTTACAAACAATGATATAAATGATAGCATATATAAATAA
- the pyrF gene encoding orotidine-5'-phosphate decarboxylase yields MKFIDKLEKSFEETKSLLQIGLDPNPNLFPHELRHKKNSILDFCIGIVDATAEYACSFKPQIAYFSANRAEEQLEELCSYIKNKYPNLPIVLDSKRGDIGSTAENYAIEAFERYKVDALTVNPFLGFDSIIPYMEWKDKGIIVLCRTSNPSGSDLQFLQLNNGLLLYEYIAKLVSKEWNKNNQFGLVVGATYPKELSIVRKIIGERMPILIPGIGFQGGDIKSTVLSSINQKGNGIIINSSRSILYASNNDNWKESASFAAKSLRDSINNIINNKFCKII; encoded by the coding sequence ATGAAATTTATAGATAAACTTGAAAAATCATTCGAAGAAACAAAATCTTTATTGCAAATAGGGTTAGATCCTAATCCCAACCTATTTCCTCATGAACTCAGACACAAAAAGAATTCTATATTAGATTTTTGCATAGGCATAGTAGATGCAACTGCTGAATATGCGTGCAGTTTCAAACCTCAAATAGCATATTTCTCAGCTAATAGAGCTGAAGAACAATTAGAAGAATTATGCTCTTATATAAAAAATAAATATCCAAATCTTCCAATTGTTTTAGATTCTAAAAGAGGTGACATTGGGAGCACAGCAGAAAATTATGCTATAGAAGCTTTTGAGAGATACAAAGTTGATGCTTTAACTGTAAATCCATTTTTAGGATTTGACTCAATAATCCCATATATGGAATGGAAAGATAAAGGAATAATAGTTTTATGTAGAACATCTAATCCCAGTGGATCAGATTTACAGTTTTTACAATTAAATAATGGTTTACTACTATACGAATATATAGCAAAATTAGTATCAAAAGAATGGAATAAAAATAATCAATTCGGATTAGTTGTTGGAGCAACTTACCCAAAAGAATTATCTATAGTTCGTAAAATTATAGGAGAAAGAATGCCAATACTAATACCTGGGATTGGATTCCAAGGAGGAGATATTAAATCAACTGTATTATCAAGCATAAACCAAAAAGGTAATGGCATTATAATCAATTCTTCCAGATCAATCTTATATGCCTCAAATAATGATAACTGGAAGGAATCAGCCTCTTTTGCTGCAAAATCTCTAAGAGACTCAATTAATAATATTATTAATAATAAATTTTGTAAAATTATTTAA
- the rpoZ gene encoding DNA-directed RNA polymerase subunit omega, with protein sequence MARITVEDCLKNINNRFDLTLAAAYRARELAQGHMPKIDSKDKPTVLALREIGKGLSGIEMLLKVPG encoded by the coding sequence ATGGCACGCATTACAGTAGAAGATTGTTTAAAGAATATTAATAATAGATTTGATTTAACTTTAGCAGCGGCATATCGTGCAAGAGAACTTGCACAGGGTCATATGCCTAAAATTGATTCTAAAGATAAACCAACTGTACTAGCTTTACGTGAAATAGGCAAAGGACTTTCTGGAATTGAAATGCTTCTTAAAGTACCTGGATAA
- a CDS encoding RelA/SpoT family protein encodes MLHILNQAILFRHTENSSESNIYDQLKLIKEKRFLNILDKIHQHLTKKDYDLVIKAFLFAYKAHYHKKRDSGEPYISHPIAVAEICANWKLDSEAISAALLHDVIEDEGISKKELEEKFGSEVAKLVDGLSKIDRLEFETKIEQQVASLRKMLLATAKDIRVILIKLADRLHNMRTLNALNSQKRKRISRETIDIYAPIANRLGLNIIFKELQNLCFISIYPNRYKIINRAINSSKENKRELIDRINKDISNALFLSRIKTTIKYDNEKTTFGIYSKMLEQKKIFSEIINIYNVTLIVKKTSECYLALGAIHQLYKPIPGKFKDYISIPKFNGYQSLHTTLIGPYGTTIKFRICTIEMNNIAENGVANRWITYKNNKKESLISSQKRFQSLLDINNKTVNYIDFLEYIKTDLFPDDVYVLTPKGKIISLPKGAITIDFAYAISTEIGNKAISAKIHGEYISLYTKLNSGDKIEIITDNNSSPNIQWIKHVKSGKALSEIRHYLHTIKFKDSIKFGEKLLNRFLQKCGVGIPDKNSKIWEKIIINNNNKSLNELLADIGLGKKTPNIVAQQILSDNEIISSTALAINDIMLIQNSNIIISGKEGTSVNLASCCNPLPGDIIIAGIRPGQGIIVHTFNCKKAITQRNNANEKWINASWDTKTSDHLKANISVIINNDIGILNKLVSEITKAKSNIIQVNMYNDSESTASLQMTLQVKSRDHLAKIIKSIRCIPKVKKIIIREKNQNNYINSYKN; translated from the coding sequence ATGCTACATATTTTAAACCAGGCAATTTTATTCAGACATACTGAAAATAGCAGTGAATCTAATATTTATGATCAATTAAAATTAATAAAAGAAAAAAGATTCTTAAATATTCTAGATAAAATTCATCAGCACCTTACAAAAAAGGACTATGATTTAGTAATTAAAGCTTTTTTATTTGCATATAAGGCACACTATCATAAAAAACGTGATAGTGGAGAACCTTATATTTCTCATCCAATAGCAGTAGCAGAAATATGCGCTAATTGGAAATTAGACTCAGAAGCTATATCAGCTGCTCTACTTCATGATGTTATAGAAGATGAAGGGATTTCAAAAAAAGAACTTGAAGAAAAATTTGGATCAGAAGTTGCAAAATTAGTGGATGGTTTATCAAAGATAGACAGATTAGAGTTCGAAACAAAAATAGAACAACAAGTAGCTAGTTTACGTAAAATGCTATTGGCAACAGCAAAAGACATTAGAGTAATTCTAATAAAACTTGCTGATAGACTCCATAACATGAGAACATTAAATGCTCTTAACTCTCAAAAAAGAAAAAGAATTTCCAGAGAAACTATTGATATATATGCACCTATAGCTAACAGACTTGGTTTAAATATAATTTTTAAAGAATTGCAAAATTTGTGCTTTATATCTATTTATCCGAATAGATATAAAATTATTAATAGAGCAATAAATTCATCTAAAGAAAATAAACGTGAATTAATTGATAGAATAAATAAAGATATATCTAATGCTCTTTTCTTATCAAGAATAAAAACCACAATTAAATATGATAATGAAAAAACAACATTTGGAATATATTCAAAAATGCTGGAACAAAAAAAAATATTCTCAGAAATAATTAATATATATAATGTAACATTAATTGTTAAAAAAACATCAGAATGTTATCTAGCTCTAGGAGCTATACATCAACTATATAAACCCATCCCAGGAAAATTTAAGGATTATATATCAATTCCCAAATTCAATGGATACCAATCATTACATACAACTCTAATAGGGCCTTACGGAACTACTATAAAATTTCGAATATGTACTATAGAAATGAATAATATAGCTGAAAATGGTGTAGCTAATCGTTGGATAACATATAAAAACAATAAAAAAGAATCTCTAATATCCTCTCAAAAGAGATTTCAATCTTTATTAGATATAAATAATAAAACTGTTAATTATATAGATTTCCTAGAATATATAAAAACAGATCTTTTCCCTGATGATGTATATGTACTTACTCCTAAAGGAAAGATAATATCTCTACCTAAAGGAGCTATAACTATAGACTTTGCTTATGCGATAAGCACAGAAATAGGTAATAAAGCAATATCAGCAAAAATTCATGGTGAATATATATCTTTATATACAAAACTAAATAGCGGAGACAAGATTGAAATTATTACAGATAATAATTCCTCTCCAAATATTCAATGGATTAAACATGTTAAATCAGGAAAAGCTCTTTCAGAAATAAGACATTATTTACATACAATAAAATTTAAAGACTCGATAAAATTCGGAGAAAAATTACTAAATCGATTTTTACAAAAATGCGGAGTTGGTATCCCAGATAAAAATAGTAAAATCTGGGAAAAAATTATTATTAATAACAATAATAAATCACTTAATGAATTATTAGCAGATATTGGATTAGGAAAAAAAACTCCTAATATAGTAGCACAACAAATATTATCGGATAATGAAATAATATCATCCACTGCATTAGCAATAAATGATATTATGTTGATACAAAATTCAAATATAATTATTAGCGGGAAAGAAGGCACTTCAGTAAATTTAGCCTCTTGTTGTAATCCTCTACCAGGTGATATAATCATAGCAGGAATTAGACCAGGACAAGGAATTATAGTTCATACATTCAACTGCAAGAAAGCTATAACTCAAAGAAATAATGCAAATGAAAAATGGATTAATGCATCATGGGATACAAAAACATCTGATCATTTGAAAGCAAATATAAGTGTAATAATTAACAATGATATTGGAATATTAAACAAACTAGTTTCTGAAATTACAAAAGCAAAATCAAATATTATTCAAGTTAATATGTATAATGATTCCGAATCAACTGCCTCATTGCAGATGACATTACAAGTAAAAAGCAGAGACCATCTTGCTAAAATAATTAAATCAATAAGATGCATTCCAAAGGTAAAAAAAATAATAATTAGAGAAAAAAATCAAAATAATTATATCAATAGTTATAAGAATTAA